The genome window GATCGCTGGCGAAAACGGCACTTTGAAAAATCGCTTAAATATTACACCAAACCGCGTAACTTTGCAAGCGAAAACAGGAACTTTGAGCGGAGTTTCGGCACTGTCGGGATATATCGAAGTTCCGAATTACGAGCCTTTGGTGTTTAGCATTATAGTGAATCAATCTGACCTATCGGCTGCAAAAATGCGATCGGCAACTGACGAAATTGTGCTATTATTGAATCGCCTGCGCCGCTGTTAAAACAACAAATTTAAGGTGAGAAAGTTAAGATTAGTAATTACACCTAAAAAGCAGGACACCGAAAAACCCTACCAGTTTTAAGTTTAATTAGATTGCAGCGGCGGGACTCGAAAAGCAGCTACAATAAAAGCAGAAACATTAAAACCATTGGGTCGTTTCAGCCTGCTACCAGTCGGCTGGTTCTGTACTTCCCCAAAATAAGTCTAACTTTCCAACTATGAATTCTTTCGATTCCGAACAGCAACACATCTTTGTCGAAACCAACAACATCCGCCTGCACTGCGTTTCTCAAGGAGAAGGGGAGCTCGTTCTCCTCCTGCACGGGTTTCCAGAGTTTTGGTACTCTTGGCGCCATCAAATCCCTGCTTTAGCGCGTCATTTCAAGGTTGTGGTGCCGGATTTGCGCGGCTACAACGATTCTGACAAGCCGGCCAGCGGCTACGATTTAGATACGCTGAGCGCCGATATTCGCGGTTTGATTGCCAGCTTGGGCTATGCAAAAGCTCACGTTGTCGGTCACGATTGCGGAGGGGCGATCGCGTGGAATTTAGCTCAAAAATTCCCCGAAAAACTCAACCGCTTGGCGATTTTAAACGCTCCCCACCCGCAGCGATTCGTGCAGGAAATGGCGAGCAACTTAGATCAAATCCGCCGCAGTTGGCACATTTTGGCTTTTCAGGTTCCCGGCATCCCCGAATGGTTGATCCGGCAAAATTTGAAAGATTTTGTGCAAAGTATTTTGCAGGGACAAGCTATTCGTAAAGGAGCTTTTAGCGCTGAAGAAACTAAGATTTATCAGACTGCTTTAGAAAAGCCGGGAGTATTAGCGGCTGCGATGAATTATTACCAGCAGATGTTTCACCCGCAGCGGCTTTGGAATTGGGGACAGAAATTAGAACCCGTGACAGTTCCTACTTTGGTGCTTTGGGGAGAAGAAGATTCGTTTTTGAGCCACAAACTTGTAGAAGGTTTAGATCGGTTAATTACGGCTCCGTTTAAGTTGAAATTAGTTCCTAACTGCGGTCACTGGATTCAGCAGGAAGCGCCGCAAACGGTGAATCGAGAATTGCTGAGTTTTCTGAGAAATTCTTCTCCTTCTTTGGCTTTGGCATAGAAAAAAATTAACGCTTGCAAATAAGAACGGGCTTTCCGACCCGTTCTCGATGTCTGAGAAATTCTACTGTTTCATATCAACTCCGGTAGCGTCGGGATTAATAGTACCCACAGTCAGGACACCGCGAGTGCCTGCGTCCCCACAATTAATCGGGGTAGGGACACTCTTGCACTCGCGGTGTCCTCGGTATCATTCAGATACTACCGGAAACGATATCAGTCGCGATCGCACGCTTTCCCAAAAAACCCGGTTTCTCGCTGTCACGTTCGAGCGTATATGACCAAATGGCCTGAATCAACCGGGTTTTTGCGTCCAGGACTGTGTTGGTTAATCCCAGAGCAAATTTTCTTGGATCAGCAGTGCAATCATCGCCGTTCTGGAACAAACACCGAGTTTGATAAAAATCCGCCTCACGTAAGTAGCAACCGTCCAGTGACTGATATTTAAATTTTTGGCAATACATTTATTTGGCAGACCTTGGGCTACTAATTGCGCGATTGCTCTTTCCCGTGGACTCAGGCTAATTTCCGGTTTGTAACTTGTGCTTTGCATATTTTTGCAATGAGGTAACGAGTTAAAATCTAATCAATTAAGGGTTGAATTCTGAGTTTTTCTCGAACTTCAGATAAAGGAGTTTCCCAATCAGATGCAACATCCCAATCTGTTAGCCGATTGGCTAGTTTTCCGTGTTTTAAGCCTTTGATAATTTGTCCGATCGCCCATTTGCCACCGAGCGGTCCAACTAACACTAAAATCGCACAGGAAGGACGAAATACTTGAGCGCGAGTAAACGCTTGAAGTACCAATTCATCTTCTGTTGAAGCTGAAAGACCCGTCAGAACCGGTTAAACGTCGTGGTTTCGCTGAATCCAGTCTCCTGATGCGATCGGATCAAAGCCTTGTTCGTCTAGAAATCGCGCCACTTCGCACCCTAATGTTCCTGCTGGCAGTTGGCGCAATTTTGCCAAGTCTATTTCAAAATGTCGAGCTCTCTCAATTTGAGGATTAATTGTTTGAGCCATCTTTAATATAACTCCTAATTGACCGTCAGTCATAATTTATTATCTGTTCAACAATGATTTAACTTTCGAGCCAATTAATCTGTGTTTGTCAAGTTCATTTTGACGCTGAATCAAGACGACTTTTTTTACCGACTCAGCTTAAAAACCTTACTTTCTGTGACACCAATCGGCGATCGGGAGCTTTTACATTTCTTTACAAACCTTCTGAGATGTGAAATCTGCTATCTGTAAAAATCGCCCTAGTGTTTGGAATCCCAACTTGACTCACTGGGAAGTACCCGTAAAATCTACAGTATTTAGCGGTGATTGGAACTCCTTTACTTACGTATATAAATTTATTCTGCTGCTAATTATTGGAACTTGCAATGAGTCAGAAGTGGAAGCTTGCAGGCATTGCGATCCAGGTGCATACAAGTGAAGAGAGTTGAAGGGAGCGGAAGCAAGGTGAAGTTATGCAGAGTTGATTTTTCGGAATGACGCAGTAGTCCCAATCCCCTGTGGTTGCGGAATTTGTCGTGGCAATCATGGGGGATTGCCCGTATGTCGTTAGAATGTCGCTCAAATGAGTGACACTATTTTGAGCGACTGGTCAAATATCTTCACCAACAGCTACAAATAAAGTAGAGATTCACATCATACAAGGTGGTGCTATGAAAAAGCTTTACATTTTGTTATCCACAGGAGTTCTGTCATTAATTTGGTTCGGTGCTGCTAGCGCTACGACTTATGTTAATCCTAACGGCAGAACTACTTTAAACCTGTCAGAAAAAGGCAACAATCGCAGCGGTTTTTACTTTACCAAAGTAGGCAATCGGGAATTTTTGGGCAATATTCAAATTACCAGTTCCGAAGGAGCAGTAGGCTCTTACTATTACAATGGGACTTTCAAAGACAGTGCGACAGGCCCTGGCAGAAAAATTGTTTGTTCTGGGGATATTACCATTGTTAGGCGTCAAGTTGGAAGGAGCAGCCAATTGGGTTCCGAAGTTACTTGGAAGGTGAAAGGAGGAGAAAATTGTCCTTCTCTTGGCCAGACATTTAAAGTAAATTTAGTCGAATCTTTACCGCGTCCTAATGGAAGTGGCGACTATACTTCTAGCAATTCTAATACTTGGTTGACTGAAACTGCTGGTTCTGCAACTTGGCCTGCTTGGCGAGTCACGTCGCGAGATGGAGAACTCAACTGCCGCAAGACGCCAAACGGAGCAATTAAACAAGTTTACCGCGCGGATAGAGATACAATTGCTGCTGAACTCAGGGGAGGAAATGCGATTACGATGGCGAACGGTCAACCCTGGTTGCTGACAAGGCAAGGCTGTTATGTGCGCGCTAATTCTCAATACGTTCAGCCAGTTTCTATGCCACAGTAAGTGACAAAAGCGATCGATAAACTGCTGCTCATCTGAAAGCCTGACTTCTTAAATAAAGAAGTCAGGCTGCTGGGTGTTCTGTTGTTTTAAGTTGTTCTAATTAAAACTTGATTGGCGATTTAGTGACCCAGCAGCATAGCTTCTTCTGCCAAATCTTTGCTTTCAATAACCTTCGGTTCCTTCAGGATAAAAACACAAAGGAAGCACACAATTACAGCAGCAATTCCGAGTAGCTCAAAGAAGCTGCGGTTGCCTGCCACTGTTTGGGGCAAAAAGCTATAAAGGGTGGCATAAATTACAGAGCCGACACTGCCGTAAGCACCGATATTTCCGGCAATTTGACCAGTTACTTCTCGTTTAATTAAGGAGGCGATGCCAAAAGTTGCACCTGCGGCGGCGAAGACAAAGAAGGCACATAACATGGTCATGATAATCACAATTGCTAAATGCCAGTTTGCCGTAATTTGGCTCATAATTAAATACCCCAATCCCACTCCGCCGGTCATCACTGTCAGCGTCCACTTGCGGCTGCCGATTTTATCAGAAATTAACCCTCCGGCTGGACGGCTGACCAAGTTCATCAGCGGATAGGTAGCAGCTATCGGCCCGGCGATCGCATGATTGAGATTGAAGGTGTGTTCAAAAAATTCCGGTAACATGGAAACCACAGCGAGCTCTGAACCAAAGCTGACTGCATAAGCTAATTCTAATAGGAATACTTGACTGATTTGATAGCGTTCTTGAGGTGGGTAATGTTTTTGACCGATGACAACTTCTCGGTTAACTTCCCAGGCTTTGTAAGCCTGAATTAAATAGAGTGCTGTCAAACTAATCCAAATAGCGTACATCACATTTGCAGTCATAAAATGTGCTTTCTGCAAGCGCCACACAATCAAAGCTAAGGCACCAAATAGAGGAATATTGGTCATCGACAGTGCCCAAAAGCTTTTGGCGCTGGTGACTTCCATTGCGCCGTTGCGGGTCGGGCGCTGATAGACTTTGCCGGGAGGAGTGTCTTGAACGTTGCAGTAAAAAATGACTCCGAAAACTGCTGCGGCAATCCCAGTAAGGGCGATCGCCAGCCGCCAATTTGTGTGTCCGACTGAGAGAAAAGCTGTTCCTGCCGCGATCGCCGGTAACGCTGCTTCTGCAGCAAAAGAGCCAAAGTTGCCCCAGCCGCCATAGATACCTTGAGCGAAGCCGATATCTTTTGGGGGAAACCATTCGGCAACTAAGCGAATGCCAACCACGAATCCAGCGCCGACAATTCCCATTGCCAAACGGCTCAAAACCAACTGATTAAAGTTTTGGGCAAAGGCGAATGCCAGTGTGGGAAATGCTGCATACACCAGGAGTGAAGAGAAGGTGATGCGAGGCCCGAAGCGATCGAGCAACATCCCGATAATAATACGTGCAGGAATTGCGAAAGCTAGGTTGGACAGACTGATGATTCTGGCTTGCCCAACTGTCAGTCCCAAATCGTGCTGCACCGTTGTGCTGAATGGTGCGTAGTTGAACCACACTACGAAAGTTAAGAAAAAAGCAAACCAACTCAGGTTCAGAATCCGAAAAGGCCCTCTGAACGATAAAAGCCCTTGAAGCATATATAACTTGTCCTAATAAATAATACAGATTATTAATTTAGAGTTGACTTTCTAACTGTTTGGGGTAACGGTTTTTTTACGATCGCGCTTTGATGTTGCGTTCCAATTCAAGTGGATGTCCAGAGGAAAAATTGTATACTAAGTTACTGTTTGCGCTCAAAAACCCAACTGGCGCATGGAATTAATGCAGATCGTGCATTTTAACCTTATTTTAGTAATAAATACTTATTGCGTTGAAATAAAAAAAACAGTATATTTGAATACAGAAATTAAATTTATTTTAATAATAGGTAAGTAAAAATGCTTGTAAGCTTAACCGAAAGAGAAACTCAGCAAGGCGATCGCCGCTCAACCAGTGCCATGAACAACGGATTAAAGGTTCAATCAAGACTTTTTAGTTTTCTGACAGTATGTGTAGCAGTGGCTGGATGCTTGGGAACTGCTTCTGGGGCGATCGCCCAGGAAGCTCAACCGCAAGTAAAAGCACAGGCGATCGAGCAATCCAATCAGCAGCCAGTCAACAGCACGACAAGTCAACCTACTGCTGCGCCTCAATTCGATGCAGCAGCGCAAGCAGAAATTGCTCAGATGTTGCTGGGATTTATCTATTTTGTGTTGCCAGTGGGTGTGGGCTTAACTATTTTTCTGCACGACAAATACGCTCAGAAGCGCTCTGCTACTCTCAACCAACAGATAGAAGTTTTAGAGATTTCCTTCCACCAAAACCCTCAACATTAAACGCGCTCTCAAAAGTATCTGGCGGTTAAAACTCAGATTTTGCAACAATTTCAGCAACAGGCAAGATGCCTGTTCCACGAGAAAATTGAATTTTTGTGGAACAGGCATCTTGCCTGTTCTTGAAAATATAGTTCTTGGGTCAATTCAAGCCCACCTACTATTGCTAAGCTGTCGCGCATCTTGCATTGTATTTTTAGGGCAGGCGAGACGCCCACCCTACAGGAACTTCATCGCACTTGACTGTAAAATTTAGATGCAGCTCAGCTTAAAAGATTTAGATTTCTTCCAAATCCTCTACATCTTCTACATTGTCTACATCTTCTACATTGTCTAGATCTTCTGCATCCTCATCATCATTGTCAACAGGGGCAACAGAATTAGCAGAAACCACAGCACCAGTCTCAAGTTTCTTTTTAACTAGCTGCTCAATTTCATTTTTGAAGTCGGCATTTTTCTCCATGTGTTGGATCACTTTGTCTCGTCCTTGAGCTATGTTCTCGCCGTTATAGCTATACCAAGAACCTTTTTTGATAATTACTCCCATTTCGTCGGCCAAGTCAGTCAGACAGCCTAAAGTGGAAATGCCTTTGCCAAATACAATGTCAAATTCGGCAATGCGGAAAGGCGGAGCAACTTTATTTTTAGCAACTTTAACTTTCGTGCGGTTGCCGTACTCTTCTGTACCTTTTTTCAAGGTTTGAATCCGGCGGATGTCAAGCCGCACGCTGGCGTAGAACTTGAGTGCGTTACCGCCAGTTGTGGTTTCGGGGTTGCCGTAAGTTACGCCGATTTTCTGCCGCAATTGGTTGAGGAAGATGACGGTACAGCCGGATTTGCCGATGTTGCCGGTGATTTTCCGCAAAGCTTGACTCATCAAGCGCGCTTGCAAACCCATGTGGGAGTCGCCCATGTCGCCTTCGATTTCGGCGCGGGGGACGAGGGCGGCTACGGAGTCAACTACTACGATATCGACGGCGACGGAACGCACGAGTTGATCGACAATTTCTAGGGCCATTTCGCCGGTATCCGGCTGGGAAACTAAGAGATTTTCAATATCGACGCCCAAAGCTGAGGCGTAGGTGGGATCGAGGGCGTGTTCGGCATCGACGAAGGCTGCGATACCGCCGGATTTTTGAACTTCGGCGATCGCGTGGAGGGCTAGAGTGGTTTTACCGGAACTTTCGGGCCCGTAAATTTCAATGACTCTGCCTTTTGGCAAACCGCCGCCCAAAGCAATGTCCAGTGTCAGGGCTCCGGTGGGAATGGTTTCTACCCTCATGCGAGTGGAGTCTCCCAATCGGACGATCGCCCCTTTGCCAAAGCTGCGCTCGATTTGGGAAAGTACGGAAGTTAGGGCTTTTTGCTTTTCTGAGTTTTCAGTGGAAGTTTTTATAGACGCTTCTTTTTTTGGCATTTGCGGTACGCGGGTAGACCCCTTGCGGAGCTTGTTGATTAACTGTACAACACGTATGTTAGCAGTTATTTTTGGGCTCTGGAGCTTCTGGGAGGATCTGGTTGAAGATTCTTGATTTTGGGGGTGGTTCAGCCTCAGCCAGCTTTCAGAAGGCTCCGATCTATAAGGTATTCGGCATCCGGCAGAGGGTAAAATTATTGTCTGTTGGGATATGTACTGGGTATCGATCGCTCCTTGAGTGAGGTTTGAGATGGTCTACAGTGCCAAATTCCGTCAACCGTAGCTATCCTGCAGAGAATCGCCACAATTAGGACAAGCATGGGATCTAAAACACATCAAGACACATCTGTTAATACCAAAAATTCCCGCTGGCTGATGAACTTATTGGCGATCGGCATTTTACTAGGTATCGGATTTCGGTTTTTTGAGATCGATCGCAAACTGTACTGGCACGACGAAGCTTACACATCAATCCGCGCCGCTGGTTTCACCCGCCAAGAAATCGACGGCGAACTATTCCAAAACCGGATTGTTCCCGCACCAGAATTGCAAAAATATCAGCGGATTAAACCGGGAAGTACAGAAGCAGACACAATTCGTTCTTTAGCACTAGAAGACCCGCAGCATCCGCCTTTATACTTTCTCCTGGCTCGTTGGTGGATGCAGCAATTTGGGAGTTCTCTAACAGCATCCCGCAGTTTGCCAGCAATATTGAGTTTGCTGTCGCTGCCTTTGATGTACGCTTTAGCTCGGGAACTTTTCGCCTCGAATTTGGCGGCATTATTAGCAACAGCACTTTTGGCTTTATCTCCCTTTGACATCTTGTTTGCTCAGACAGCAAGGCAGTACAGTTTGCTGACAGCCACAGTTATTGGCAGCAGTTGGCTGCTGCTGAGAGCAGTGCGGTTGCCGGGTTGGCAAAATTGGGTATTTTACTCGCTGGCGATCGCCCTTGGTTTCTACACTCACCCTTTCTTCAGTTTGACACTCATCGGGCACGGAGTTTTTATAATTGCTTACTGGTTGTTTGTCAAAAAAACAAAATTGCGAGGTCACGTAACTAATTCCCAATTTTTCCTAGCAGTAATAGGAGCTTTAATCTTGTATATCCCCTGGATTTACGTGCTGGCGACCAACCTGGAACGTGCCTCCTCTACGACAGATTGGACGCGAGTATCTCCGGGTTGGCTGTATCTTGTCAAATTGTGGACACTCAGCTTTACAGCCTTATTTTTTGACTTCGACTTCGGGTTTGATAATATTTGGACTTATCTGCTGAGATTGCCATTTTTGCTGTTAATTGCTGCAGCCCTTTACACAATCTGCAGCCGGACTAGCAGTTCAACTTGGCTGTTTCTTGTAACATCAATTTTTGTACCTTTTTCGATCCTGGCGTTACCGGATCTCATCCTAGGCGGCAAACGTTCCGCCGTCAGCCGCTATTTGATTTCCTGCTTTCCCGGAGTGCAGCTAGCAGTTGCTTACTTGCTCGCAAGTAACGTGAAAACTCAGCAGCGGTTTTGGCAAGTCATTTTAGCCTTGGTATTTACAGCAAGTATAGCATCCTGTACTGTCAGCGCTTTTTCTGATACTTGGTGGAGCAAAGACTTGAGCTATTTTAATGCTGAAGTTGCGAAAATTATTAACAAAGAGGCGATAGCTAACCGATCGATTAAAGATACAATTGTAATTAGCGATCGCGGCAACGATTTTACTAACATGGGAGATTTGCTTTCTCTGAGTTATTTGCTCGACAAAGACGTGCGGCTGATGCTGATGAGCCAGTCGCCAGAAATCGAGATGCTGAACAAATATTCGGCTCCCCTAGTGTTCCGCCCTTCGGAAAAATTGCGATCGGCACTCAAGCAAAATCAACGCCGCTTAGAGCCAATATTGGAGTATGCCAGACTTTTTCGAGCGCGGCGAGCTTCTTAGAGCAGCTTGACAGAAATGGAAGATCGTCCCCGTTAGAATGCGTCAGTCGATTTTAGATTGTAGATTTTAGATTTTAGATTTATTCCACAGATGAATCTGGGAGATTAAACTTTGGTCTAAAATGTTTGGATCTTCACGACAGGAGTACGTGGCACGGTATCCGTTTTTAGGCGGGGTCATAAAAAACTGTTTGAGTTGCCTCAAATATTTCGACTGACGCACCTTAAATCACTATTTGGGCATTTTTGTCAATATTCCCAGTAAGGTGGGTCAGAAAAAAACTGTGTGAGTTGTCTCAAGTATTGGGGCTGACACACCCGACACGATCGGCAATAATTATTTGAATACTTAGGATAAAAAGCAATGCAAGAGTTAAATAATTCATCTTCCGAATCCGCGCAGAAGTTTCGCGATCTTCAGACAGAATTACGCGAACGTTGGCGAGCTATCGAAGAATTTGACAGCGGAGATTGTGACATTATTATCATTCCTTCTGTCAGCTTAGATCAGCAAGAAATGCAGAAAGTTGAGGGTGCTTACCACTACGAAGAGCGGCATTTATTTTCATTAATTCGGCTGCGAAATCCCCACACGCGCTTAATTTACATTACCTCCGAACCGCTGCACCCGATGATTGTGGATTATTACCTGCAATTGCTGCCGGGAATTCCGTTTTCTCACGCGCGCGATCGGCTTGTGCTATTCAGTGCTTACGATGCTTCTGCCAAATCCCTCACCCAGAAAATTTTAGAACGTCCCCGCTTGATGGAGCGCATTCGTCAAGCAGTGCGGCCGGCAAAATCTTATATGGTTTGTTATAACTCGACGCCCTTAGAACGCGAGTTATCTGTTAAATTGGGAATTCCTTTGTGGGCCAGCGATCCCGATCTGTTATACTGGGGAACAAAAAGCGGTAGCAGGCAAATTTTTAAAGAATGTGGCGTGCCTTATCCTGACGGTTCCGAGTTGGTTTGGAATGCGGAAGATTTAGCGGAAGCTGCGGCCGGGCTCTGGGAAAGGCAGCCGCATTTGCAGCGGATCGTAATTAAGTTAAATGAAGGTTTTTCGGGTGAAGGAAATGCTATTTTAGAGCTGAATTCCCTCGCCGGTAAAGCGCCTAAAGAAAGAGCGAAGGCAATTGGCGAGAGCTTCCATAATTTGCGCTTTCAAGCAACGGGCGAAACCTGGGAAAATTTTAGCAGCCGCATTCCCGAATTAGGGGCAATTGCCGAAGCATTTATCGAAGGGAAAGAAAAGTTATCCCCCAGCGTTCAAGGCAGAATTGTTCCCAGCGGCGAAGTAGAAATTCTCTCCACTCACGACCAGATTTTAGGAGGCCCAGACGGCCAAATTTTCTTGGGTTGCCGATTTCCGGCGGACGAATCCTACCGGCTGGCATTGCAAGAATTGGGATGGAAAGTAGGGCAAAACTTAGCTAAAAAAGGTGCTTTAGAGAGATTTGGAGTAGATTTTCTCGCGGTGCGGCAATCAGACGGCCACTGGGATATGCAAGCAATAGAAATTAACTTGCGGAAAGGAGGCACAACTCATCCGTTTATGGCCCTGAAGCTGTTAACAAACGGTCGGTACGATCGTACTACCGGATTATTTTACAGCCAGCAGGGCCGTCCGAAATATTATGTCGCTTCGGACAATTTGAAAAAAGAGCGGTATCGGGGATTATTACCGAACGATTTGATGGATATTATTGCTGACAATCAACTGCACTTTGACAGCGGTACAGAGACTGGCAGTGTGTTTCATCTAATGGGTTGTTTGTCGGAGTTTGGCAAATTGGGAGTGACGAGTATCGGCAATTCGCAGCAAGAAGCTGAGGAGATGTATAACAAAGTTGTGAAAGTGCTCGATCGCGAAACGTCAGGCGATTGTAGATTGTAGATTTTAGATTTTAGATTCGATCCAGTCAGTCAGCTTAGAGCCCCGGCTTTTTGAAGAAGTCGGGGCTCTAATATCCCTCGCGTTTTGTATAGCAACCGGCAAGACGATTAGGATGTTCTTAATCACCAAAACCATTGCTATTATTGAATTTGCCTTCTTGCTTCTTGCTTCTTCCTTCCGCTAGAGCTAATTTTTAGCGGGATAGAGGGGCGTGGGGTCGATCGAACCTGTGCGGTTGAGCGGCCAAAAACGCACAATTGCCCTACCGATGATATTTTGCTTGGGTACAAAGCCCCAGTAATGACTGTCACAGCTTGCGTTGCGGTTGTCGCCGAGCACCAAGTAAGAATTTGGAGCTACAACTACAGGCCCGTAGGGATACTGCGGAATTTCTTCAATATATTTTTCCTGTAGCGGCTGCTTGTTAATAAAAACTTTTCCCTCTCTGACTTCCACAGTGTCCCCTGGAAGTCCGATCACTCGCTTGATATAGGCATCTTTGATCGGTGGCGGCTGTCCCGTGCACAAACTAGCCGGGTCAGGAGGCATAAATACGATAATATCTCCTCGGTGGGGGTCTTGGAATCGATAGCTCACCTTATCTATAATCAATCGATCGTTAATTTGTAAGGTTGGGAGCATCGAGCCGGTGGGAATATAGCGTGCTTCGGCAACCAGGGTGCGGATACCAAAGGCCAAAAACGCTGCTAAGCCGATCGTCTTAATTCCTTCG of Oscillatoria nigro-viridis PCC 7112 contains these proteins:
- a CDS encoding alpha/beta fold hydrolase codes for the protein MNSFDSEQQHIFVETNNIRLHCVSQGEGELVLLLHGFPEFWYSWRHQIPALARHFKVVVPDLRGYNDSDKPASGYDLDTLSADIRGLIASLGYAKAHVVGHDCGGAIAWNLAQKFPEKLNRLAILNAPHPQRFVQEMASNLDQIRRSWHILAFQVPGIPEWLIRQNLKDFVQSILQGQAIRKGAFSAEETKIYQTALEKPGVLAAAMNYYQQMFHPQRLWNWGQKLEPVTVPTLVLWGEEDSFLSHKLVEGLDRLITAPFKLKLVPNCGHWIQQEAPQTVNRELLSFLRNSSPSLALA
- a CDS encoding response regulator transcription factor; protein product: MQSTSYKPEISLSPRERAIAQLVAQGLPNKCIAKNLNISHWTVATYVRRIFIKLGVCSRTAMIALLIQENLLWD
- a CDS encoding NarK family nitrate/nitrite MFS transporter, which encodes MLQGLLSFRGPFRILNLSWFAFFLTFVVWFNYAPFSTTVQHDLGLTVGQARIISLSNLAFAIPARIIIGMLLDRFGPRITFSSLLVYAAFPTLAFAFAQNFNQLVLSRLAMGIVGAGFVVGIRLVAEWFPPKDIGFAQGIYGGWGNFGSFAAEAALPAIAAGTAFLSVGHTNWRLAIALTGIAAAVFGVIFYCNVQDTPPGKVYQRPTRNGAMEVTSAKSFWALSMTNIPLFGALALIVWRLQKAHFMTANVMYAIWISLTALYLIQAYKAWEVNREVVIGQKHYPPQERYQISQVFLLELAYAVSFGSELAVVSMLPEFFEHTFNLNHAIAGPIAATYPLMNLVSRPAGGLISDKIGSRKWTLTVMTGGVGLGYLIMSQITANWHLAIVIIMTMLCAFFVFAAAGATFGIASLIKREVTGQIAGNIGAYGSVGSVIYATLYSFLPQTVAGNRSFFELLGIAAVIVCFLCVFILKEPKVIESKDLAEEAMLLGH
- the recA gene encoding recombinase RecA — its product is MPKKEASIKTSTENSEKQKALTSVLSQIERSFGKGAIVRLGDSTRMRVETIPTGALTLDIALGGGLPKGRVIEIYGPESSGKTTLALHAIAEVQKSGGIAAFVDAEHALDPTYASALGVDIENLLVSQPDTGEMALEIVDQLVRSVAVDIVVVDSVAALVPRAEIEGDMGDSHMGLQARLMSQALRKITGNIGKSGCTVIFLNQLRQKIGVTYGNPETTTGGNALKFYASVRLDIRRIQTLKKGTEEYGNRTKVKVAKNKVAPPFRIAEFDIVFGKGISTLGCLTDLADEMGVIIKKGSWYSYNGENIAQGRDKVIQHMEKNADFKNEIEQLVKKKLETGAVVSANSVAPVDNDDEDAEDLDNVEDVDNVEDVEDLEEI
- a CDS encoding glycosyltransferase family 39 protein; translated protein: MGSKTHQDTSVNTKNSRWLMNLLAIGILLGIGFRFFEIDRKLYWHDEAYTSIRAAGFTRQEIDGELFQNRIVPAPELQKYQRIKPGSTEADTIRSLALEDPQHPPLYFLLARWWMQQFGSSLTASRSLPAILSLLSLPLMYALARELFASNLAALLATALLALSPFDILFAQTARQYSLLTATVIGSSWLLLRAVRLPGWQNWVFYSLAIALGFYTHPFFSLTLIGHGVFIIAYWLFVKKTKLRGHVTNSQFFLAVIGALILYIPWIYVLATNLERASSTTDWTRVSPGWLYLVKLWTLSFTALFFDFDFGFDNIWTYLLRLPFLLLIAAALYTICSRTSSSTWLFLVTSIFVPFSILALPDLILGGKRSAVSRYLISCFPGVQLAVAYLLASNVKTQQRFWQVILALVFTASIASCTVSAFSDTWWSKDLSYFNAEVAKIINKEAIANRSIKDTIVISDRGNDFTNMGDLLSLSYLLDKDVRLMLMSQSPEIEMLNKYSAPLVFRPSEKLRSALKQNQRRLEPILEYARLFRARRAS
- a CDS encoding peptide ligase PGM1-related protein; translated protein: MQELNNSSSESAQKFRDLQTELRERWRAIEEFDSGDCDIIIIPSVSLDQQEMQKVEGAYHYEERHLFSLIRLRNPHTRLIYITSEPLHPMIVDYYLQLLPGIPFSHARDRLVLFSAYDASAKSLTQKILERPRLMERIRQAVRPAKSYMVCYNSTPLERELSVKLGIPLWASDPDLLYWGTKSGSRQIFKECGVPYPDGSELVWNAEDLAEAAAGLWERQPHLQRIVIKLNEGFSGEGNAILELNSLAGKAPKERAKAIGESFHNLRFQATGETWENFSSRIPELGAIAEAFIEGKEKLSPSVQGRIVPSGEVEILSTHDQILGGPDGQIFLGCRFPADESYRLALQELGWKVGQNLAKKGALERFGVDFLAVRQSDGHWDMQAIEINLRKGGTTHPFMALKLLTNGRYDRTTGLFYSQQGRPKYYVASDNLKKERYRGLLPNDLMDIIADNQLHFDSGTETGSVFHLMGCLSEFGKLGVTSIGNSQQEAEEMYNKVVKVLDRETSGDCRL
- the lepB gene encoding signal peptidase I — its product is MTRLDKSADEKPPQDTENPWIEGIKTIGLAAFLAFGIRTLVAEARYIPTGSMLPTLQINDRLIIDKVSYRFQDPHRGDIIVFMPPDPASLCTGQPPPIKDAYIKRVIGLPGDTVEVREGKVFINKQPLQEKYIEEIPQYPYGPVVVAPNSYLVLGDNRNASCDSHYWGFVPKQNIIGRAIVRFWPLNRTGSIDPTPLYPAKN